One window from the genome of Clarias gariepinus isolate MV-2021 ecotype Netherlands chromosome 15, CGAR_prim_01v2, whole genome shotgun sequence encodes:
- the LOC128542767 gene encoding histone-lysine N-methyltransferase PRDM9-like isoform X1 produces MSSAGDRWLSSRMSQAPDPDPSQLCEDMKTETLSGGTSKGSGVHVKKEESLELNIYSHGDDLDTTPDVICIKEEDPDSEDYLYCEVCKSSFFNKCEVHGSPLFIPDTPVPMGVSDRARQTLPPGLEVQESSIPNAGLGVFNKGETVPVGAHFGPYQGELVDREDAMNSGYSWVIRMSGQCEEYIDASRETQANWMRYVNCSRNEEEQNLVAFQYRREILYRCCRPINPGQELLVWFDEDYTKDLCSVFEILWNQKCSMNGEKLYHCLLCGKSFSHQGTLQQHQRIHIGEKPFHCSLCDKSFNHHGTLLVHLRIHTGEKPYHCSQCGKSFNQRSNLRQHQRVHTGEKPYHCLQCGKSFNQQGDLQRHQRIHTGEKPYQCSQCGKSFNRQGTLLVHQRIHTGEKPYHCLHCGKSFNQRSNLQVHQRLHNGEMPYFCSECAQTFTDSVEFKTHKCTNSGTVHDLKSR; encoded by the exons ATGAGTTCAGCAGGAGACAGATGGCTCTCCTCCAGGATGTCTCAGGCTCCTGATCCTGATCCCTCACAG CTGTGTGAGGACATGAAAACTGAGACTTTAAGTGGAGGAACATCCAAAGGGTCAGGAGTCCATGTGAAGAAAGAGGAGTCGCTGGAGCTGAACATCTACAGCCATGGAGACGACCTTGACACCACACCTGATGTTATCTGCATTAAAGAGGAAGATCCTGACAGTGAAGACTACCTCT acTGTGAGGTCTGTAAATCCTCCTTCTTCAATAAGTGTGAGGTTCATGGTTCTCCCCTCTTCATCCCTGATACCCCTGTCCCTATGGGGGTTTCTGACCGAGCCAGACAAACTCTTCCTCCTGGACTGGAGGTTCAGGAGTCCAGTATTCCTAATGCAGGACTGGGAGTGTTTAATAAGGGGGAGACTGTTCCAGTAGGTGCACACTTTGGACCCTACCAGGGAGAGCTGGTGGACAGAGAGGACGCCATGAACAGTGGGTACTCCTGGGTG ATACGCATGAGCGGTCAGTGTGAAGAATATATAGATGCCAGTAGAGAAACGCAGGCGAATTGGATGAG ATATGTGAATTGTTCACGTAATGAGGAGGAACAGAATCTTGTAGCATTCCAGTATCGACGGGAAATTCTGTATCGATGCTGTCGACCCATAAACCCTGGACAGGAGCTCTTGGTGTGGTTTGACGAGGACTACACCAAAGACCTCTGTTCTGTGTTTGAAATTCTCTGGAACCAAAAGTGCTCCATGAATG GAGAGAAGTTGTATCACTGTTTACTGTGTGGAAAGAGCTTTAGTCACCAGGGTACTCTCCAacaacaccagcgcattcacattGGGGAAAAACCATTTCACTGCTCACTGTGCGACAAGAGTTTTAATCACCATGGTACTCTTCTAGTCCACCTGCGCATtcatacaggagagaagccatacCACTGCTCGCAGTGTGGCAAGAGTTTCAATCAACGGAGTAATCTCCGACAACATCAGCGTgtacacacaggagagaagccgtaccaCTGCTTACAGTGTGGGAAAAGTTTTAATCAGCAAGGTGATCTCCAAAGACACCAGCgaattcacacaggagagaagccgtatcagtgctcacagtgtgggaagagttttaatcGTCAGGGTACACTGCTAGtccaccagcgcattcacacaggagagaagccatatcacTGCTTACATTGTGGAAAGAGTTTCAATCAACGGAGTAATCTCCAAGTCCACCAGCGCCTTCACAACGGGGAGATGCCTTATTTTTGTTCGGAGTGTGCGCAGACATTTACTGATTCAGTTGAATTTAAGACCCACAAATGCACTAACTCAGGAACAGTTCATGATTTAAAGTCAAGGTAA
- the LOC128542767 gene encoding histone-lysine N-methyltransferase PRDM9-like isoform X2, with amino-acid sequence MKTETLSGGTSKGSGVHVKKEESLELNIYSHGDDLDTTPDVICIKEEDPDSEDYLYCEVCKSSFFNKCEVHGSPLFIPDTPVPMGVSDRARQTLPPGLEVQESSIPNAGLGVFNKGETVPVGAHFGPYQGELVDREDAMNSGYSWVIRMSGQCEEYIDASRETQANWMRYVNCSRNEEEQNLVAFQYRREILYRCCRPINPGQELLVWFDEDYTKDLCSVFEILWNQKCSMNGEKLYHCLLCGKSFSHQGTLQQHQRIHIGEKPFHCSLCDKSFNHHGTLLVHLRIHTGEKPYHCSQCGKSFNQRSNLRQHQRVHTGEKPYHCLQCGKSFNQQGDLQRHQRIHTGEKPYQCSQCGKSFNRQGTLLVHQRIHTGEKPYHCLHCGKSFNQRSNLQVHQRLHNGEMPYFCSECAQTFTDSVEFKTHKCTNSGTVHDLKSR; translated from the exons ATGAAAACTGAGACTTTAAGTGGAGGAACATCCAAAGGGTCAGGAGTCCATGTGAAGAAAGAGGAGTCGCTGGAGCTGAACATCTACAGCCATGGAGACGACCTTGACACCACACCTGATGTTATCTGCATTAAAGAGGAAGATCCTGACAGTGAAGACTACCTCT acTGTGAGGTCTGTAAATCCTCCTTCTTCAATAAGTGTGAGGTTCATGGTTCTCCCCTCTTCATCCCTGATACCCCTGTCCCTATGGGGGTTTCTGACCGAGCCAGACAAACTCTTCCTCCTGGACTGGAGGTTCAGGAGTCCAGTATTCCTAATGCAGGACTGGGAGTGTTTAATAAGGGGGAGACTGTTCCAGTAGGTGCACACTTTGGACCCTACCAGGGAGAGCTGGTGGACAGAGAGGACGCCATGAACAGTGGGTACTCCTGGGTG ATACGCATGAGCGGTCAGTGTGAAGAATATATAGATGCCAGTAGAGAAACGCAGGCGAATTGGATGAG ATATGTGAATTGTTCACGTAATGAGGAGGAACAGAATCTTGTAGCATTCCAGTATCGACGGGAAATTCTGTATCGATGCTGTCGACCCATAAACCCTGGACAGGAGCTCTTGGTGTGGTTTGACGAGGACTACACCAAAGACCTCTGTTCTGTGTTTGAAATTCTCTGGAACCAAAAGTGCTCCATGAATG GAGAGAAGTTGTATCACTGTTTACTGTGTGGAAAGAGCTTTAGTCACCAGGGTACTCTCCAacaacaccagcgcattcacattGGGGAAAAACCATTTCACTGCTCACTGTGCGACAAGAGTTTTAATCACCATGGTACTCTTCTAGTCCACCTGCGCATtcatacaggagagaagccatacCACTGCTCGCAGTGTGGCAAGAGTTTCAATCAACGGAGTAATCTCCGACAACATCAGCGTgtacacacaggagagaagccgtaccaCTGCTTACAGTGTGGGAAAAGTTTTAATCAGCAAGGTGATCTCCAAAGACACCAGCgaattcacacaggagagaagccgtatcagtgctcacagtgtgggaagagttttaatcGTCAGGGTACACTGCTAGtccaccagcgcattcacacaggagagaagccatatcacTGCTTACATTGTGGAAAGAGTTTCAATCAACGGAGTAATCTCCAAGTCCACCAGCGCCTTCACAACGGGGAGATGCCTTATTTTTGTTCGGAGTGTGCGCAGACATTTACTGATTCAGTTGAATTTAAGACCCACAAATGCACTAACTCAGGAACAGTTCATGATTTAAAGTCAAGGTAA